The region TTGAAACCGCTGCTGTTGCAGTGGCAGCAGGCGATGACCGACATGTCGTTGCGGTTACTGCGTGCCTTTGCGCTGGCGCTTTCGTTGCCTGAACAGGCGTTTGATACGCTCTACGGCGAGAAGCCGAATGAACATATCAAGCTGATTCGTTACCCGGGGCGCGAGTCGACCGCCAGCGGGCAAGGGGTTGGCGCCCATAAGGATTCCGGTTTTCTCAGCTTTTTGCTGCAGGACCGGCAGAAAGGTTTGCAGGTCGAAGTCAGCGAGGGGAACTGGGTCGACGCCGAGCCGCGCGAGGAGACCTTCGTGGTCAACATCGGCGAGCTGCTGGAGCTGGCGACCAACGGTTATTTGCGCGCTACGGTGCATCGGGTGGAGACACCGCCGGCGGGGAGCGATCGCTTGTCGATCGCCTTCTTCCTGGGGGCGCGGTTAGACGCCGTGGTGCCGTTGTATCAACTGCCTGCGCAACTGGCGGCAGAGGCACAGGGGCCGGCCAGCGATCCGCATAATCCGCTGTTCCGCGACGTGGGCTTTAACTATCTGAAGGGGCGGATCCGTTCCCACCCCGACGTGGCGCAGCGCCACTATCAGGATGTAATAGGGGCGTAACTGCCCCAGTTTCAGTTATTCCGCCAGCGCCTGTTGCAGATCCGCGATCAGATCTTCCGCATCCTCAATCCCCACCGACAAGCGCAGCAGTTGCGGCGTGATGCCGGTTTTCAGCCGTTGCTCCAGCGGGATCGACGCATGGGTCATGCTGAATGGCTGGCTGATCAGGCTTTCAACGCCGCCCAGGCTTTCCGCCAGGGTGAACAGCCGCGAACGTTTGATGACCCGGCGGGCAAAGGCGTCGTCGCCTTTCAGCCGGACCGAAATCATGCCGCCGAAACTGCTCATTTGCTTCGCCGCCAGCGCGTATTGCGGGTGGCTCGGCAGGCCCGGGTAGTAGACGTCCTCCACCTGCGGCTGGGTTTCCAGCCACTGGGCGATACGCAATGCGCTGTTGCTGTGGCGCTCCATGCGCAACGCCAACGTACGGATGCCGCGCAGCGTCAGGAAGCTGCTGAAGGGATCGAGGATGCCGCCCACGGCGTTCTGCAAGAAGCCCAGCTGTTCCGCCAGCGCCGCGTTATCGCCCACGGCGGCAACCCCGGCCACCACGTCGGAATGCCCGTTAAGGTATTTGGTGGCTGAATGCACCACCACATCGAACCCCAGCTCCAGCGGCCGCTGAATATAGGGTGAGGCGAAAGTGTTGTCCGCCACGCTGATCAACCCGTGTTTTTTGGCGATAGCGGCAATGGCGCTCAGATCGGCCAGCTTCAACAGCGGGTTGGTGGGCGTTTCCACCCAGATCATTTTGGTTTCCGGCTCTATCGCCTGTTCCAGCGCGGCGATGTCCGCCGGGGAAACATAGGTGACGCGTAAACCGGCGGTGCGGCTGCGTACTTTTTCCAGCAGGCGGTAGGTGCCGCCGTACAGATCGTCGACCGCTACCAGATGGCTGCCCTGATCGAGCAGCTCCAGCACCGTTGAACAGGCCGCCAGGCCGGAGGCAAAGGCGTAGCCGCGGCTGCCGCCTTCCAGTTCGGCGATGGCGCTTTCCAGCGCGGTGCGCGTCGGGTTGGCGCTGCGTGAATATTCGTAGCCGCTGTGCTCGCCCGGCGCCGGTTGGGCGTAGGTCGAGGTGGCGTAGATAGCCGGCATCACTGCGCCGGTGGCGTCCGGGGTATATCCGGCATGAACGGTCAACGTATCGAACTTGGCCATACAATAATCCTTATTAGCGTAATTTTTGGCGCCAGGCGTTAAGCACGTCTGTCCGGGTAATCAGGCCGAGGAAGCGCTCGCCATCGAGCACCACCGCAACGTGGCCGTGATTGAAGGTGGCGAGCAAATCCTGATAGCTGGCCTCTTTTTGCAAGGTGTTGACGGATTGGGTCATGGCGCGGGTGGCCGGCAGGCTAAAGTG is a window of Serratia plymuthica DNA encoding:
- a CDS encoding isopenicillin N synthase family dioxygenase — encoded protein: MTPPLTLKTLPLLDLSQLDGDAQQRQAFLDGLRAAARDVGFFYLRGHGVDTRLNAQLQQRARQFFALPEADKLAVQMVHSPHFRGYNRAAAELTRGQPDWREQFDIGAERPALPLTEETPRWARLQGPNQWPEALPELKPLLLQWQQAMTDMSLRLLRAFALALSLPEQAFDTLYGEKPNEHIKLIRYPGRESTASGQGVGAHKDSGFLSFLLQDRQKGLQVEVSEGNWVDAEPREETFVVNIGELLELATNGYLRATVHRVETPPAGSDRLSIAFFLGARLDAVVPLYQLPAQLAAEAQGPASDPHNPLFRDVGFNYLKGRIRSHPDVAQRHYQDVIGA
- a CDS encoding trans-sulfuration enzyme family protein, whose translation is MAKFDTLTVHAGYTPDATGAVMPAIYATSTYAQPAPGEHSGYEYSRSANPTRTALESAIAELEGGSRGYAFASGLAACSTVLELLDQGSHLVAVDDLYGGTYRLLEKVRSRTAGLRVTYVSPADIAALEQAIEPETKMIWVETPTNPLLKLADLSAIAAIAKKHGLISVADNTFASPYIQRPLELGFDVVVHSATKYLNGHSDVVAGVAAVGDNAALAEQLGFLQNAVGGILDPFSSFLTLRGIRTLALRMERHSNSALRIAQWLETQPQVEDVYYPGLPSHPQYALAAKQMSSFGGMISVRLKGDDAFARRVIKRSRLFTLAESLGGVESLISQPFSMTHASIPLEQRLKTGITPQLLRLSVGIEDAEDLIADLQQALAE